The Chryseobacterium sp. 52 genome includes a region encoding these proteins:
- a CDS encoding LysR substrate-binding domain-containing protein: MNIQQLEYLIAVDKYKHFGKAAQACFITQPTLSAMIQKFEDELDVKVFDRTTHPIRTTDVGLQIIDQAKVIIESVNELKNKANLLNNILGGTINLGIIPTVSSFILPTEIFKFLEENPKIQMNVKEMTTDNIIKALKAGELDAGIISTPYDTADEFYQDFLFNEELMIYSSNTEANKKNSYIIPEELNVEKVWLLEEGNCLRNQFENICHLKENTLKPKNLDFLASNIQTLVHMVDKVGGISILPELALSQLSDEQKENVFRFKKPFPYREISIIYYKPTFKQKIIDELSHSIKNSLELKLNYHLNPKDFVSIKPQ; the protein is encoded by the coding sequence ATGAACATTCAGCAACTGGAGTATCTTATCGCTGTAGATAAGTACAAACATTTTGGTAAAGCAGCTCAGGCATGCTTTATTACGCAGCCCACCTTAAGCGCGATGATACAAAAATTTGAGGATGAACTGGATGTGAAGGTGTTCGACAGAACTACACACCCGATCCGTACGACAGATGTAGGGCTTCAGATCATTGATCAGGCAAAGGTAATTATAGAATCTGTCAATGAGCTGAAAAATAAAGCGAATCTTTTGAATAATATTTTGGGCGGAACGATCAACTTAGGAATCATTCCTACCGTTTCTTCTTTTATTTTGCCGACAGAAATCTTTAAGTTTTTGGAAGAAAACCCAAAAATCCAGATGAATGTAAAAGAAATGACTACTGATAATATTATCAAGGCTTTAAAAGCTGGAGAATTGGATGCCGGAATTATTTCCACACCCTATGATACAGCAGATGAATTCTATCAGGATTTCCTTTTCAATGAAGAACTGATGATCTATAGCTCCAATACAGAAGCTAATAAAAAGAACTCTTATATCATCCCGGAAGAACTGAACGTAGAAAAAGTATGGCTTCTGGAGGAAGGAAACTGTCTGAGAAATCAGTTTGAAAATATCTGTCATCTGAAAGAGAATACATTAAAGCCTAAGAATCTGGATTTCTTGGCCTCTAATATTCAGACGTTGGTGCATATGGTGGATAAGGTAGGTGGAATCAGTATTCTTCCGGAATTGGCACTGAGCCAGCTTTCTGATGAGCAGAAGGAGAATGTCTTCAGATTCAAGAAACCTTTCCCTTACAGAGAGATCAGTATTATTTATTATAAGCCGACTTTTAAGCAGAAAATTATTGATGAATTATCACATTCTATCAAAAATTCATTAGAGCTTAAACTGAATTATCATCTCAATCCTAAGGACTTTGTGAGCATTAAGCCGCAATGA
- the metK gene encoding methionine adenosyltransferase codes for MSYLFTSESVSEGHPDKIADQISDALIDHFLAYDKNSKVACETLVTTGQVVLAGEVKSDAYLDVQTIARDVINGIGYTKGEYMFNGDSCGVISAIHEQSPDINQGVDRAVNDESFEAKANAQGAGDQGMMFGYATNETANYMPLALDLAHTILKELSVLRREGNDIPYLRPDAKSQVTIEYSDDHKPVRIDSIVVSTQHDDFGTEEEMLNKIREDIKSILVPRVVAQQTEEIKALFNDQIKYHINPTGKFVIGGPHGDTGLTGRKIIVDTYGGKGAHGGGAFSGKDPSKVDRSAAYATRHIAKNLVAAGVADEVLVQVSYAIGVAEPCGLYINTYGTAKVDLNDGDIAKKVSTIFDLRPYAIEQNLKLRNPIYLETASYGHMGKEHYTADKTFNKGQKNELTLTGLEFFTWEKLDKVEEIKAAFGI; via the coding sequence ATGTCTTATCTATTTACATCTGAGTCAGTTTCAGAAGGACATCCGGATAAAATTGCCGATCAGATCTCCGATGCATTAATCGATCACTTTTTAGCATACGATAAAAACTCTAAGGTAGCCTGTGAAACCCTGGTAACTACAGGTCAGGTTGTGCTGGCCGGAGAGGTGAAATCTGATGCGTATCTTGATGTTCAGACTATTGCAAGAGATGTGATCAATGGAATAGGCTATACTAAAGGAGAATATATGTTCAACGGAGATTCTTGCGGGGTGATCTCGGCAATCCATGAGCAGTCTCCTGATATCAATCAAGGAGTAGACAGAGCGGTAAACGACGAGTCTTTCGAAGCTAAAGCTAACGCACAGGGAGCTGGTGACCAGGGGATGATGTTCGGTTATGCAACAAATGAGACGGCTAATTATATGCCTCTTGCTCTAGACCTTGCTCACACTATTCTTAAAGAACTTTCTGTATTGAGAAGAGAAGGAAATGATATTCCTTACTTACGTCCCGATGCAAAAAGTCAGGTGACGATTGAGTATTCTGATGACCACAAACCAGTAAGAATTGATTCTATCGTAGTTTCTACACAGCACGATGACTTCGGAACAGAAGAAGAAATGCTGAACAAGATCCGTGAAGATATCAAAAGTATTTTGGTTCCAAGAGTGGTTGCTCAACAGACTGAAGAAATCAAAGCTTTATTCAATGATCAGATTAAATACCATATCAACCCTACAGGTAAATTTGTAATCGGTGGTCCTCACGGAGATACAGGTCTTACAGGGAGAAAGATTATTGTAGATACGTACGGAGGAAAAGGAGCTCACGGTGGTGGTGCTTTCTCTGGAAAAGACCCATCAAAAGTAGACAGAAGTGCTGCTTATGCGACAAGACACATCGCGAAAAACTTAGTGGCTGCAGGAGTTGCTGACGAGGTTTTAGTACAGGTTTCTTATGCTATTGGTGTTGCTGAACCTTGTGGTTTATATATCAACACGTACGGAACGGCAAAAGTAGATCTTAACGATGGTGATATTGCTAAAAAAGTTTCTACAATCTTCGATTTGAGACCTTATGCAATTGAACAGAACTTAAAATTAAGAAACCCTATCTATCTGGAAACGGCTTCTTACGGACATATGGGAAAAGAGCATTATACCGCTGACAAGACATTCAATAAAGGTCAGAAAAATGAGCTTACCCTTACTGGTCTTGAGTTCTTTACCTGGGAAAAACTTGACAAAGTAGAAGAAATTAAAGCCGCTTTCGGTATTTAA
- a CDS encoding RNA polymerase sigma factor produces the protein MKSKTDSLLISLYQKGDEEALSALIHRHQRELFTFIFYKINDEDLANDVFQDTFMKIILMLKEGRYNEEGKFILWAKRIAHNLIIDHFRLKAKNVKVSETTFETDEYSIFDLIREPSENIEDQLVTLQIQEDLLRMLQFLPQNQQEVIKLRFFDGLSFKEIADHTNMSINTTLGRVRYALINLRKIMDENNIVLTR, from the coding sequence ATGAAATCAAAAACGGACAGCCTACTAATTTCCCTTTACCAGAAAGGAGACGAAGAAGCCCTATCAGCCCTTATTCATCGTCATCAGAGAGAACTGTTTACATTCATTTTTTACAAAATTAATGATGAAGACCTGGCCAATGATGTTTTTCAGGATACATTCATGAAAATCATTCTGATGCTTAAAGAAGGACGATATAACGAAGAAGGCAAATTTATTCTTTGGGCAAAAAGAATTGCACACAACCTTATCATTGATCATTTCAGACTAAAAGCGAAAAATGTTAAAGTTTCAGAAACCACTTTTGAAACAGACGAGTATTCTATTTTTGACCTGATCAGAGAGCCTTCGGAAAACATTGAAGATCAGCTTGTAACTCTTCAGATCCAGGAGGATCTGTTGAGGATGCTTCAGTTTCTGCCACAGAATCAGCAGGAAGTCATTAAACTAAGGTTTTTTGACGGGCTAAGCTTCAAAGAAATTGCAGATCATACCAATATGAGTATTAATACTACATTGGGACGGGTACGCTATGCACTCATTAACCTGAGAAAAATCATGGACGAAAATAATATTGTATTGACACGATAG
- a CDS encoding YjjG family noncanonical pyrimidine nucleotidase — MKIQHIFFDLDNTLWDHRKNAYLTIKDLFEKQEITLHYNIDFEAFHSVYHDINEALWEKIRDGIIGKEYLRKHRFYDTFKHFGVDDEELSQYFEEHFLDKILNHNELVEGAEHILEYLKSRQYTLHIISNGFQEVTERKCILSGIDTYFKTITSADSIGLRKPNPKIFEYSLGLTEAKKEESIMIGDDWIADVVGSQNFGMDVIFFDAYKENKQEEGLKSITHLLQIKEYL; from the coding sequence ATGAAAATTCAGCACATTTTTTTTGACCTGGACAATACGCTCTGGGATCACCGTAAGAACGCTTACCTTACCATCAAGGACCTTTTTGAAAAGCAGGAAATCACTTTACACTATAATATCGACTTTGAAGCGTTTCATTCTGTCTATCACGACATCAATGAAGCTCTTTGGGAGAAAATAAGAGACGGTATTATCGGGAAAGAATATCTGAGAAAACACCGTTTCTATGACACGTTCAAGCACTTCGGAGTGGATGACGAAGAGCTTTCCCAATATTTTGAAGAACATTTTCTTGATAAGATCCTGAATCATAACGAACTGGTGGAAGGAGCGGAACATATTCTGGAATACCTTAAATCCAGGCAGTATACATTGCACATCATTTCCAATGGCTTCCAGGAAGTAACGGAAAGGAAATGTATATTGTCCGGGATCGATACATATTTTAAAACGATTACCAGTGCCGATTCTATAGGCTTGAGAAAACCCAATCCAAAGATTTTTGAATATTCTTTAGGACTTACAGAAGCTAAGAAAGAGGAGAGCATCATGATCGGGGACGACTGGATTGCAGATGTTGTTGGTTCCCAAAACTTCGGAATGGATGTGATTTTCTTTGATGCGTATAAAGAAAACAAGCAGGAAGAAGGATTGAAGTCCATTACCCATCTTCTACAGATTAAAGAGTATTTATAG
- a CDS encoding PepSY-like domain-containing protein, translating to MKNFRKITGAFILIFLMAGGFIFAQDRAINANQLPKTAKNFLASNFKGVAVGSAIEDRAIYGVDEYQVYLANGMKVEFDSSGNWKEVDGKHQKLPYGFIPASIRSYADKNFPNTHIIKIEKERWSYKAELSNGLDLEFDKKGNFKRIDD from the coding sequence ATGAAAAATTTTAGAAAAATCACAGGAGCATTTATTTTAATTTTCCTAATGGCAGGCGGATTCATTTTTGCACAGGACAGAGCAATCAATGCTAATCAATTGCCTAAAACAGCTAAGAATTTCCTTGCTTCCAATTTTAAAGGAGTTGCTGTAGGATCTGCTATTGAAGACAGAGCGATCTATGGCGTTGACGAATATCAGGTTTATCTGGCCAACGGGATGAAAGTAGAGTTTGACAGCAGCGGAAACTGGAAGGAAGTAGATGGGAAACATCAGAAACTGCCTTACGGATTTATTCCTGCATCAATCAGAAGCTACGCAGATAAAAATTTTCCGAATACCCATATCATTAAGATAGAAAAAGAAAGATGGTCTTATAAAGCAGAGCTTTCTAACGGACTTGATCTGGAATTTGACAAGAAAGGAAATTTCAAAAGAATTGATGATTAA